From the genome of Rhinatrema bivittatum chromosome 11, aRhiBiv1.1, whole genome shotgun sequence:
ATTTAATCAGCCTTTTCtttgttatttttccttatgggttttctgtctctctgtgtgtgtctctctctctctctctctctctctctgaaattttCCTCAGATGCACACAGACAGTGAGTCCTCCTCAAACAGCAGGAAGGAGATGTTACCCAAACACATCACCATAGTAACCAGCGAGTCCTCATCCAGCTGCTACATACGCTCGCCGGCATCCGAAGAGTTTGGATACAGCACTGCCCAGGCCGCCACACCCACGGCACAGGTACATCACCTGCTCTGCTCTCTTTCACCTCTGGTACAGGTACATTTCCGCTGTTGGTGTCTCACGTTTGATGCAAGAATGCTTTCCCCTCAGCTTTCTCACATACATCCTTAGGTATTCTGTCTTGAGTCAGGATGGAGGTTATTTAAATAAGGAAGGTTCTTCAACGGCAGAGGTCATTCTGTGAAACCGTGGAGAGCGTTTTTACAAGACCATTCGGGCTTTCGGACCCAGGAGATCGTGGTTTCCCAGTAGCCTTTCCTTGTTGTGCAGTGTTTCTTACAaccaaatctcctgtggcaatgaACTGAGCATGGTGAGGGGAGAGTGCTGTTCTCTGGTAAGCGTAACCTTGTCCCTTGCATCTTCCCAGGTTCAGCCTCTGCCACATCTCACCTTCCATGACGAGCAGGAGCTGGAGAATATCAGCCCAAGCAAGGACCTCTGGGTGTCCAAAGGCTACGAGGACTACAGGCGGGCTGTGGTGCAAAAGCGGGAGCAGGACCCCGACAAGATAGACATGTGCGTTCACTTCGAGAAGGGTGGAAGGCCCGCGGAGAACGAGTATCGCTTCCATGCAGTGGGCCCCGAAGGCTCTCCGTCCTGTAAGATCCACGGGGCGCCGTCCCCCAAGCTGAAGAAGCTGGCGGAGGAGGACGCCGCGCCCTCACGCTGTGTCTACTGCAGGGACGTCTTTAGCAGCGAGGAAAATGGGAGGGGGCAGTGCCAGGATGCTCCGGACCCCATCAGTCGCTGCGTCTATCAGTTCACCTGTATGTGGTGCGCGGAGAGCATGCTCTACCACTGCATGTCGGACTCGGAGGGAGAGTTCTCGGACCCCTGCTCCTGTGACGTGGGACACCCGCACTTCTGTGTGCGGTGGATGGCACTCATcgctctttccctggtggtgcCCTGTATGTGCTGCTACCTGCCCTTGCGGGCGTGCCATTGGTGCGGTGAGCATTGCGGGTGCTGTGGGG
Proteins encoded in this window:
- the SPRED3 gene encoding sprouty-related, EVH1 domain-containing protein 3 — translated: MEQDYVVRVRAVVMTRDDSSGGWVPMGGGGLSHVMICKVRRPESTRQRDYIIRGERLRDQTTILECVLKKDLVYNKVNPIFHHWKVDDSKFGLTFQSPADAVTFEKSVQSAVEELTEGSISPSSSSSSSSPDEADGLDHAVTMHTDSESSSNSRKEMLPKHITIVTSESSSSCYIRSPASEEFGYSTAQAATPTAQVQPLPHLTFHDEQELENISPSKDLWVSKGYEDYRRAVVQKREQDPDKIDMCVHFEKGGRPAENEYRFHAVGPEGSPSCKIHGAPSPKLKKLAEEDAAPSRCVYCRDVFSSEENGRGQCQDAPDPISRCVYQFTCMWCAESMLYHCMSDSEGEFSDPCSCDVGHPHFCVRWMALIALSLVVPCMCCYLPLRACHWCGEHCGCCGGRHKAVR